The following are encoded together in the Longimicrobiaceae bacterium genome:
- a CDS encoding phosphopantetheine-binding protein encodes LPEPAASATGESEGPRTPVEEVLAGIWAEVLGVERVGVHESFFELGGHSLLATRVQSRVCEAFQVDVPLHTLFRAPTIADFAVAVAQLQVQQMMGDELADLLGELESLSEDDARVLLESR; translated from the coding sequence GCTGCCGGAGCCGGCGGCGAGCGCGACGGGGGAGTCGGAGGGCCCGCGCACGCCGGTGGAGGAGGTGCTGGCGGGGATCTGGGCGGAGGTGCTGGGGGTCGAGCGCGTGGGGGTGCACGAGAGCTTCTTCGAGCTGGGCGGCCACTCCCTCCTCGCCACCCGCGTCCAGTCGCGCGTCTGCGAGGCGTTCCAGGTGGACGTCCCGCTCCACACCCTCTTCCGCGCCCCCACCATCGCCGACTTCGCGGTGGCGGTGGCGCAGCTCCAGGTCCAGCAGATGATGGGCGACGAGCTCGCCGACCTCCTGGGCGAGCTGGAGTCGCTGTCCGAGGACGACGCCCGGGTGCTCCTGGAGAGCCGCTGA